The Streptococcus sp. DTU_2020_1001019_1_SI_AUS_MUR_006 sequence CATCCAGAAGGTTATCGCAAAGCCCTTCGTTTGATGAAGCAAGCTGAAAAATTTGGCCGGCCAGTTGTAACTTTTATCAACACTGCGGGAGCCTATCCTGGTGTAGGAGCAGAAGAACGGGGTCAAGGTGAAGCTATTGCCCGTAACCTCTTTGAAATGAGTGATTTAAAAGTTCCCATCATTGCGATTATTATCGGTGAAGGTGGATCTGGTGGTGCCCTTGCCCTTGCTGTAGCAGACCGTGTTTGGATGCTTGAAAATTCCATCTATGCCGTACTGAGTCCTGAAGGATTTGCTTCTATCTTATGGAAAGATGGAACTCGTGCCATGGAAGCAGCTGAGTTGATGAAAATCACCTCGTATGAGTTGTTGGATATGCAAGTTGTAGATAAGGTCATTTCTGAAGTTGGTCTTTCAAGCAAAGATTTAATCAAGCAAGTGAAGGAACAACTCCAAGCAGAACTTGATGAACTTGGTAAACTTCCGCTAGATCAACTCATTGAAGAACGTTATCAACGCTTTAGAAAGTATTAAAAAGAAAGCTAGAACTAAAAACGGTTCTAGCTTTTTGGTTTCTCTCAAAAATTCATTTCAGGATTAATAATTGATAGTTGAGGAAATGGAACTGAGGGGCGTTTAAAAAAGATGTATATTTTATAATAAGGAATGATAATCTATAAGTGCTACAGAGAATAGATTAATACTCAATGAAAATCAAAGAGCAAACTAGGAAGCTAGCCGAAGGCTGTACTTGAGTACGGCAAGGTGAAGCTGACGTGGTTTGAATTTGATTTTCGAAGAGTATAAGTTTTTATAGATTTTATGCTGTGCTAGGTCAGTATATAACTGATAAACTGAATAGGGAGTTGTTAATTTTTCCCTCCATCAAGGTAATTTTAATTTTTTTAAGGAATGAGTATGAAAAAACTTTGGCATTTGGGAGTCTATATCTTACTGGTATTTCTATCGGTTTATCTACCAGAGTTAGGGATTATGCATCTAACTAAGTTTTTAGAATGGGGGATAGATGGCTATTATAGCATTTCAGCAGTTGGGGAAGTAACTCTTTTAGTTATGTTTGTTTGCTGGTTGAAAAAGAAAAAGATGCTCTATATTTTCGAAAAAAAGGGTTCAAAGAAGTCAAGATTCTTTTTCCTTGTAGCTGGTCTAGTGGCTACTTATTTTTATCGTCAATTAGTGGATGCTTTTCAATTACAGTTTCATCACTTAATTGATAACAAGTATATCTTTCAAGACCTTCTTTCGAC is a genomic window containing:
- a CDS encoding acetyl-CoA carboxylase carboxyl transferase subunit alpha codes for the protein MNIAKIVREAREQTRLTALDFATGIFDDFIELHGDRSFRDDGAVVGGIGWLGDQAVTVVGIQKGKSLQDNLNRNFGQPHPEGYRKALRLMKQAEKFGRPVVTFINTAGAYPGVGAEERGQGEAIARNLFEMSDLKVPIIAIIIGEGGSGGALALAVADRVWMLENSIYAVLSPEGFASILWKDGTRAMEAAELMKITSYELLDMQVVDKVISEVGLSSKDLIKQVKEQLQAELDELGKLPLDQLIEERYQRFRKY